Proteins encoded within one genomic window of Flavobacterium sp. NG2:
- a CDS encoding 2Fe-2S iron-sulfur cluster-binding protein gives MDVLIKIKDREGVVHELQAPTDMAMNIMELCKAYELPVEGTCGGMAMCASCQCYVLNEVALPDMGEDEEAMLSEAFYVKSNSRLGCQIPITVELEGLELELAPES, from the coding sequence ATGGATGTATTAATAAAAATCAAAGACAGAGAAGGCGTTGTACACGAATTACAAGCCCCAACTGATATGGCCATGAATATCATGGAATTGTGTAAAGCTTATGAATTACCTGTAGAAGGAACCTGTGGCGGAATGGCCATGTGTGCTTCTTGTCAATGTTACGTTCTTAATGAAGTAGCTTTGCCAGATATGGGAGAAGATGAAGAAGCGATGCTTTCTGAAGCTTTTTACGTAAAGTCAAATAGCCGTTTGGGTTGTCAAATTCCAATCACGGTTGAATTAGAAGGTCTTGAATTAGAATTGGCTCCTGAGAGTTAA
- a CDS encoding NifU family protein translates to MTTEELTSNVLLALEEIRPFLNSDGGDITLVSIEDDKHVKVRLEGACTSCSVNQMTLKAGVETTIKKFAPQIETVVNIA, encoded by the coding sequence ATGACAACAGAAGAATTAACAAGCAACGTATTGCTAGCACTCGAAGAAATTCGTCCTTTTTTGAACTCTGATGGTGGTGATATCACCTTAGTTTCTATTGAGGATGACAAGCACGTCAAAGTACGTTTAGAAGGTGCTTGCACGAGTTGTAGTGTCAACCAAATGACCTTGAAAGCTGGTGTTGAAACCACTATCAAGAAATTTGCACCACAAATCGAAACCGTTGTCAATATAGCATAA
- a CDS encoding Mrp/NBP35 family ATP-binding protein, producing MKLDRKEILKALETITIAGEGKNMVESGAIANVLTFGDEVVVELVLTTPAMHIKKRAEDDIKKVILELVSPEAKIKINTKVQVPEKAEIKGKSIPGIKNIIAVASGKGGVGKSTVTANLAVSLAKMGFSVGVLDADIYGPSMPIMFDVENEKPISVLVDGKSKMKPVESYEVKMLSIGFFTSPSQAVIWRGPMASKALNQMIFDADWGELDFLLIDLPPGTGDIHLSIMQSLPVTGAVVVSTPQAVALADAKKGVSMFMSEAINVPVLGIIENMAYFTPEELPNNKYYIFGQEGAKNLAEDLQVPFLGEVPIVQSIREAGDYGRPAAMQTGSVIETVFETITRKVVEETINRNENLPASEAIKITTMAGCSAVKK from the coding sequence ATGAAATTAGATAGAAAAGAAATTCTAAAAGCTTTAGAAACGATAACTATAGCTGGCGAAGGAAAGAATATGGTGGAAAGTGGTGCTATTGCTAATGTGCTTACTTTTGGAGACGAAGTAGTGGTAGAGTTGGTTTTAACAACGCCTGCCATGCATATTAAAAAACGTGCTGAAGACGATATTAAGAAAGTGATCTTGGAATTAGTTTCGCCTGAAGCTAAAATTAAAATCAATACCAAAGTACAAGTTCCTGAAAAGGCTGAAATAAAAGGGAAGTCAATTCCTGGAATCAAAAATATCATCGCTGTAGCCTCTGGAAAAGGAGGTGTAGGAAAATCTACTGTAACGGCTAATTTGGCAGTATCATTGGCAAAAATGGGGTTTTCAGTTGGAGTTCTTGATGCAGATATTTATGGTCCATCGATGCCAATAATGTTTGATGTGGAGAATGAAAAACCTATCTCAGTTCTAGTAGACGGAAAGTCAAAAATGAAACCAGTAGAAAGCTACGAAGTGAAAATGCTATCTATCGGGTTTTTTACCTCACCAAGTCAAGCGGTAATCTGGAGAGGTCCAATGGCTTCTAAAGCTTTGAACCAAATGATTTTTGACGCTGATTGGGGAGAATTAGACTTTTTATTAATCGATTTACCTCCAGGAACAGGAGATATCCATCTTTCTATCATGCAATCTTTACCAGTAACAGGTGCAGTTGTCGTGAGTACACCACAAGCAGTTGCTTTGGCCGATGCTAAAAAAGGAGTTTCGATGTTCATGTCTGAGGCAATCAACGTACCGGTTTTAGGAATTATCGAAAACATGGCGTACTTCACACCCGAAGAATTGCCTAATAATAAATACTATATCTTTGGTCAAGAAGGAGCTAAAAACCTAGCCGAAGATTTACAAGTGCCTTTCCTTGGTGAGGTGCCTATCGTTCAATCGATTCGTGAAGCGGGTGATTACGGTCGTCCTGCAGCCATGCAAACAGGTTCTGTAATCGAAACGGTTTTTGAAACCATCACTCGTAAAGTAGTCGAAGAAACGATTAACAGAAATGAAAATTTACCTGCTTCCGAAGCCATTAAAATTACAACTATGGCAGGTTGTTCAGCAGTAAAAAAATAA
- a CDS encoding MGMT family protein — translation MDNTNFFERVYAIARQIPYGKVTSYGAIAKALGAARSARMVGWAMNASHGREDIPAHRVVNRKGLLTGKHHFDGTNLMQQLLESEGVKIVDNQIVDMEKHFWEPPVFME, via the coding sequence ATGGATAATACTAATTTCTTCGAACGTGTATATGCTATCGCAAGGCAAATTCCTTATGGCAAGGTGACTTCTTATGGCGCTATCGCCAAGGCTTTGGGAGCAGCTCGATCAGCCAGAATGGTAGGTTGGGCAATGAATGCTTCTCACGGCCGAGAGGATATACCAGCACATCGCGTAGTAAATCGAAAAGGGCTACTTACTGGAAAACATCATTTTGATGGCACAAACCTCATGCAGCAACTACTTGAAAGCGAAGGAGTCAAAATCGTGGATAATCAGATTGTTGATATGGAAAAGCATTTTTGGGAACCTCCTGTTTTTATGGAGTAA
- a CDS encoding LysE family transporter — MNFILPLFFGFISAVVGIIPPGLINMTAAKVNLKEGKRNAYWFVLGAVTIIFFQVYLAIFFARVINARPDIIILLREIGFVLFTLLTIYFLAVAKKPKIKKTKIKKKSQKKRFFLGMLLSALNFFPIPYYVFVSVTLSSYQLFSFLTSSVLVFVSGVVLGSALVFYFYISFFQKIESKADYLLKNMNKIIGSITGLISVVTLFNIVKYYWGF, encoded by the coding sequence ATGAATTTTATTCTTCCTTTATTTTTCGGTTTCATTTCAGCAGTTGTAGGGATTATTCCGCCGGGATTAATCAATATGACGGCGGCGAAAGTGAATCTAAAAGAAGGGAAAAGAAATGCCTATTGGTTTGTTCTCGGAGCAGTTACGATTATTTTTTTTCAGGTGTATTTGGCTATTTTCTTTGCCCGTGTGATCAATGCACGTCCTGATATTATTATTTTGCTTCGTGAAATTGGGTTTGTACTTTTCACATTGCTGACCATTTATTTTTTGGCTGTCGCCAAAAAACCTAAAATTAAGAAAACAAAAATCAAGAAAAAGAGCCAAAAGAAACGATTCTTTCTAGGGATGTTGCTTTCGGCTCTTAATTTTTTTCCTATTCCTTATTATGTCTTTGTAAGTGTGACTTTGTCTTCATACCAACTTTTTTCATTTCTAACATCATCGGTATTGGTGTTTGTTAGTGGCGTTGTTTTGGGTTCGGCCTTGGTGTTTTATTTCTATATTTCTTTTTTTCAAAAAATAGAATCTAAAGCCGATTACCTATTGAAAAACATGAACAAAATTATAGGGAGTATAACGGGATTGATTTCAGTTGTGACCTTATTTAATATTGTGAAGTACTACTGGGGATTTTAA
- the trmB gene encoding tRNA (guanosine(46)-N7)-methyltransferase TrmB produces MGSKNKLKRFKENETFNNVFQPTREEVVGNLFPLRGKWNSEFFKNDNPIVLELGCGKGEYSVGLAERYPNKNFVGIDIKGARFWRGAKTAVDTGLHNVAFVRTQIELINHIFAENEVDEIWITFPDPQIKYKRTKHRMTNSEFLKLYKKILKKDGVMNLKTDSEFMHGYTLGLLHGEGHEVLYANHNVYVNEGSPEEVTAFQTFYEKQYLEINKAITYIRFKIKD; encoded by the coding sequence GTGGGAAGTAAAAATAAATTAAAAAGATTCAAAGAAAACGAAACCTTCAATAACGTTTTTCAGCCAACAAGAGAAGAAGTAGTAGGGAATTTGTTTCCTTTAAGAGGGAAGTGGAATTCAGAATTCTTCAAGAATGACAATCCAATCGTTTTGGAATTAGGTTGTGGAAAAGGAGAGTACTCTGTAGGTCTTGCGGAAAGATATCCTAATAAAAACTTTGTTGGAATTGATATTAAAGGGGCTCGTTTCTGGCGTGGTGCCAAAACGGCTGTAGATACAGGGTTACATAATGTAGCTTTCGTTCGTACCCAAATCGAATTAATCAATCATATTTTTGCTGAAAATGAAGTGGACGAAATCTGGATAACTTTTCCAGACCCACAGATCAAATACAAAAGAACAAAACACCGTATGACCAACTCGGAGTTTTTGAAATTGTATAAAAAAATCCTCAAAAAAGACGGGGTGATGAACCTTAAAACCGATAGTGAATTCATGCACGGATACACTTTAGGATTGCTTCATGGGGAAGGCCACGAAGTACTATATGCAAACCATAATGTGTATGTAAACGAAGGAAGTCCTGAGGAAGTGACGGCGTTTCAGACATTTTACGAAAAACAATATTTAGAAATAAACAAAGCAATTACGTATATTAGATTCAAAATCAAGGACTAG
- a CDS encoding ammonium transporter translates to MKIERRWVISFMIISLICISGVFWPAASETNAILSQFGTLDQIVPADVAWMLTSCCLVLIMTPGLSFFYGGMVGKKNVISTMLQSFICMGVVTLIWVVVGFSLAFGEPIGVRIGDGFYSFVGDPSSFAFMDYVNILPHKDIAATVPFMLFALFQMKFAVIAPAIITGSFAERVRFISYLLFICLFTIFIYAPLCHSVWYPTGIIGSFFGVKDFAGGTVVHMSAGFAALAGVMVLGKRNNSNHVPTNIPFVLLGTGMLWFGWIGFNAGSSLEANGVAAMAFATTTTASAAAMLTWIFFDRLNGRKVSALGACIGAVVGLVSITPAAGYVSVPESMFFGFITALVSNYLVHSSLLRKFDDTLDVFACHGVGGIMGMILTAIFAHGEDASLLHGGWSVFAHHMTALVLVSIFTFCGAFLLFKLTNRIIPMRVSHESEVIGLDISQHDETLFPIECSE, encoded by the coding sequence ATGAAAATAGAGAGACGTTGGGTTATTTCCTTTATGATTATTAGTTTGATTTGTATTTCTGGTGTTTTCTGGCCTGCGGCATCTGAAACCAATGCAATTTTATCACAATTTGGTACCTTAGACCAAATCGTACCCGCCGATGTGGCTTGGATGCTTACTTCTTGTTGCTTGGTGTTAATCATGACTCCAGGGCTTTCGTTTTTTTACGGTGGAATGGTGGGTAAGAAGAATGTGATTTCGACCATGTTACAAAGTTTTATTTGTATGGGAGTGGTAACCTTGATTTGGGTAGTTGTTGGATTTAGTTTGGCTTTTGGAGAGCCTATAGGTGTTCGTATAGGAGATGGGTTTTACAGTTTTGTGGGTGATCCTAGTTCGTTTGCCTTTATGGATTATGTTAATATTCTACCTCATAAAGATATTGCAGCAACGGTTCCATTTATGTTGTTTGCTTTATTCCAAATGAAATTTGCGGTGATTGCACCAGCGATTATTACAGGTTCGTTTGCAGAACGTGTGCGCTTTATTTCGTATTTACTTTTTATCTGCTTGTTTACCATTTTTATCTATGCACCTCTGTGTCATTCGGTTTGGTATCCAACAGGGATTATAGGTTCATTCTTCGGTGTGAAAGATTTTGCTGGAGGAACGGTAGTACATATGAGTGCTGGTTTTGCTGCTTTGGCAGGAGTAATGGTATTAGGAAAAAGAAATAATAGCAATCATGTACCGACGAATATTCCTTTCGTTTTATTAGGAACAGGGATGTTGTGGTTTGGATGGATTGGTTTTAATGCGGGTTCGTCATTAGAAGCTAATGGAGTAGCAGCAATGGCTTTTGCAACAACAACTACCGCTTCGGCAGCAGCTATGTTGACTTGGATTTTCTTTGATAGGCTAAACGGAAGAAAAGTTTCCGCTCTAGGAGCTTGTATTGGAGCAGTCGTAGGATTGGTTTCAATTACGCCAGCGGCAGGGTATGTATCTGTTCCTGAGAGTATGTTTTTTGGTTTTATAACGGCTTTGGTTTCTAATTATTTAGTGCACTCTAGCTTGTTGCGAAAATTTGATGATACACTTGATGTCTTTGCTTGTCATGGTGTAGGTGGAATTATGGGTATGATTCTAACAGCTATTTTTGCTCATGGTGAAGATGCAAGTTTACTTCACGGTGGTTGGAGTGTTTTTGCACACCATATGACAGCGCTAGTTTTGGTTTCTATCTTTACTTTTTGTGGTGCATTTTTATTATTCAAATTAACCAATAGGATAATCCCGATGCGTGTTTCTCACGAGTCAGAGGTGATAGGGTTGGATATTTCGCAACATGATGAGACCTTGTTTCCTATCGAGTGCTCGGAGTAG